A genome region from Bdellovibrionota bacterium includes the following:
- a CDS encoding YIP1 family protein: protein MDSINPKQKFSEAVKYFLSYFKNPLVAIKNIPNWDWLTVLVIQLCLSLLIGIISDFFSQDSLIIFRGIFIFPLSSFLTTFLGAGFFYFLFLIFFNTETNFLKLYTIVFLSHVPFLILRIVKFWIAPIELIGFAATTALLTVGFVENFQLPKKKMIRIFGALYAIYFFMWVFQQIYQSKNTLEFKNKVNEGTEIEKTESIDDIQKQLNEF from the coding sequence GTGGATAGCATCAATCCAAAACAGAAATTCAGCGAAGCCGTAAAATACTTTCTTTCGTATTTTAAAAATCCTTTAGTTGCTATCAAAAATATTCCAAATTGGGATTGGCTCACTGTTTTAGTTATTCAACTTTGCCTTAGCCTACTCATTGGGATCATTTCGGATTTCTTTTCACAAGACAGTTTGATTATCTTTAGGGGAATTTTTATCTTCCCACTTTCAAGTTTCCTTACTACATTCTTGGGTGCAGGTTTTTTCTATTTTCTATTTTTGATTTTTTTCAATACGGAAACAAATTTTCTAAAACTTTATACGATTGTATTTTTATCTCACGTACCTTTCTTGATTTTAAGAATAGTGAAGTTTTGGATTGCGCCTATAGAACTCATAGGTTTTGCAGCGACAACAGCATTGCTCACCGTAGGCTTTGTGGAAAATTTCCAGCTACCAAAAAAGAAAATGATCCGAATCTTTGGCGCTCTCTATGCTATTTATTTCTTTATGTGGGTTTTCCAACAGATTTATCAGTCTAAGAATACTTTGGAATTCAAAAACAAAGTGAACGAAGGCACGGAAATCGAAAAAACCGAATCCATCGACGATATCCAAAAACAACTGAATGAGTTTTAG
- the dut gene encoding dUTP diphosphatase yields MQQIPLQIMKLAHFRGDLPKYETGLASGFDVRAQLDKSVVLKSGERALIPTGLSFAIPDGFEIQARPRSGLAIKKGISLVNTPGTIDADYRGEVKIIVINLGQEDVEIADQERIAQLVLCPVVQAKFQVVESLDSTTRGAGGFGSTGV; encoded by the coding sequence ATGCAACAAATACCACTTCAAATTATGAAACTTGCACACTTCAGAGGTGACCTTCCTAAATACGAAACCGGTTTAGCAAGTGGCTTTGATGTGAGAGCACAGCTTGATAAAAGTGTAGTTCTAAAAAGCGGTGAGAGGGCGTTGATCCCAACAGGGTTATCATTCGCTATCCCAGATGGTTTTGAAATTCAAGCGCGTCCAAGAAGCGGTCTCGCAATCAAAAAAGGCATTTCACTCGTCAACACACCAGGCACTATCGATGCTGATTACCGTGGTGAAGTAAAAATCATCGTGATCAATCTTGGCCAAGAAGATGTGGAGATTGCCGATCAAGAAAGAATCGCTCAATTGGTTCTTTGCCCCGTGGTACAAGCCAAGTTTCAAGTCGTAGAATCATTGGATTCAACTACTCGCGGAGCTGGTGGATTTGGTTCTACTGGGGTTTAG